The DNA window GATCCTCTGATCAATGCCCCCGATCCTGCACGCATTTTTGGCGCACTCGTCACCTTTGAGCCAGGAGCCCGCACGGCATGGCATACCCACCCTCTCGGCCAGACCCTGATCGTGACAGCAGGCAGCGGTCTTGTACAGCGCTGGGGAGGCCCGATCGAGGAGATCCGGCCGGGCGACGTGGTCTGGATCGCTCCGGGTGAAAAACATTGGCACGGCGCGGCACCGACCACCGCCATGTCGCACATCGCTATTGTAGAACAGATCGAGGGCAAGAGCGCGGACTGGATGGAAAAGGTGAGCGACGAACAATACCGATCTGAATTGAGAACCGAATAAATGGGAACGTTCCCTCCAGCTTGAGGAGTATTTATTATGAAAGTAACTGACAAAAAGTGCCTGATAGCATATTTTTCCCGGAATGGACAAAATTATGTCAGCGGCAGGATTGTCGACTTGAAAGTCGGCAACACCGAAGTTGTCGCAAACATGATTCAGAAAATAATGGGAGGA is part of the Thermodesulfovibrionales bacterium genome and encodes:
- a CDS encoding cupin domain-containing protein — encoded protein: MDIKRSGSQPSGKGPEEYFTGTVRVDPLINAPDPARIFGALVTFEPGARTAWHTHPLGQTLIVTAGSGLVQRWGGPIEEIRPGDVVWIAPGEKHWHGAAPTTAMSHIAIVEQIEGKSADWMEKVSDEQYRSELRTE